In Acanthopagrus latus isolate v.2019 chromosome 16, fAcaLat1.1, whole genome shotgun sequence, one DNA window encodes the following:
- the cdkn3 gene encoding cyclin-dependent kinase inhibitor 3 — MRTSEFDSSSEDEEVGEEQLTPFHVSWLPLSIVECSQFLGICALPGCKYKDIRRSLERDVEELQNQGVQEVFVFCTRGELNKYRVPSLLDVYQQRGFTVHHMPFPDGDAPELEQCCQILEELQVSLENNRRTVIHCYGGLGRSGLIAACLLLQLSVTLTANKAIEILREHRGGGAIQTVKQYNFLHEFRERYTAFQESREASTERSVSR; from the exons ATGAGGACAAGCGAGTTTGACTCCTCATCCGAGGACGAGGAAGTAGGAGAAGAGCAGCTGACTCCCTTCCACGTTTCCTG GTTACCTCTGTCCATAGTGGAGTGCTCACAGTTTCTTGGGATATGTGCACTACCAG GTTGCAAGTACAAAGATATCCGCAGGAGTCTGGAGAGAGATGTTG AGGAGCTTCAGAACCAGGGTGTACAggaggtgtttgtgttctgcaCCAGAGGAGAACTGAACAAGTACAGAGTTCCCTCCCTGCTGGACGTCTACCAGCAGCGAGGCTTCACGGTTCACCACATGCCCTTTCCAGACGGAGACGCTCCAGAGCTGGAGCAGTGCTGCCAGATCCTCGAGGAGCTGCAGGTCAGCCTCGAGAACAACAGGAGGACTGTGATCCA CTGTTACGGCGGCCTGGGACGCTCTGGATTAA TTGCTGCCTGTCTGCTGCTTCAACTCTCTGTGACTCTGACGGCAAACAAAGCAATCGAAATCCTCCGGGAgcaccgaggaggaggagcgatACAAACAGTGAAG CAATATAATTTCCTCCATGAGTTTCGGGAACGCTACACGGCCTtccaggagagcagagaggcgtCCACAGAGCGCTCGGTGTCTCGGTGA
- the cnih1 gene encoding protein cornichon homolog 1, which produces MAFTFAAFCYMLALLLTAALIFFAIWHIIAFDELKTDYKNPIDQCNTLNPLVLPEYLIHFFFCVMFFCAAEWLTLCLNLPLLAYHVWRYMSRPVMSCPGLYDPTTIMNADILAFCQKEGWCKLAFYLLSFFYYLYGMIYVLVSS; this is translated from the exons atggcgTTCACATTCGCGGCCTTTTGTTACATGCTCGCTCTGCTGCTCACGGCAGCGCTTATCTTCTTCGCTATCTGGCAT ATAATAGCATTTGATGAGCTGAAGACTGATTACAAGAATCCTATAGATCAGTGTAACACTTTAAATCCG CTGGTGCTCCCAGAGTATCTcatccacttcttcttctgcgtGATGTTCTTCTGTGCGGCCGAGTGGCTCACCCTCTGTCTCAACTTGCCGCTGCTTGCTTATCACGTCTGGAG GTACATGAGCAGACCTGTGATGAGCTGTCCAGGACTCTACGACCCAACAACCATCATGAACGCCGACATCCTGGCGTTCTGTCAAAAAGAAGGCTGGTGCAAACTGGCTTTCTACCTCCTGTCATTCTTCTACTATCTCTACGG gatgATTTATGTTCTGGTGAGCTCTTAA
- the gmfb gene encoding glia maturation factor beta, whose amino-acid sequence MSESLVVCEVDEDLVKKLKEFRFRKETNNAAIVMKIDKDKQLVILEEEHEDISPDDLKDELPERQPRFIVYSYKYQHDDGRVSYPLCFIFSSPVGCRPEQMMMYAGSKNKLVHTVQLSKVFEIRNTEDLTEEWLREKLRLFG is encoded by the exons ATG AGTGAATCACTGGTGGTGTGTGAGGTGGATGAAGATCTGGTGAAAAAGCTGAAGGAGTTCCGTTTCCGGAAGGAGACCAATAATGCGGCCATCGTTA TGAAGattgacaaagacaagcagctgGTTATTCTTGAAGAAGAACACGAG gatattTCTCCTGATGATCTGAAGGATGAACTGCCTGAGAGACAGCCAAG GTTTATCGTCTACAGCTATAAATACCAACATGACGACGGACGTGTCTCCTATCCCCTCTGCTTCATCTTCTCCAGTCCCGTGG gtTGCAGACCGGAGCAGATGATGATGTACGCCGGAAGCAAAAACAAGCTGGTGCACACTGTTCAGCTGAGCAAG gtGTTTGagatcagaaacacagaggaccTGACAGAGGAATGGCTCAGAGAGAAGCTTCGGCTCTTCGGCTAA